A single genomic interval of Pyrus communis chromosome 7, drPyrComm1.1, whole genome shotgun sequence harbors:
- the LOC137740367 gene encoding E3 ubiquitin-protein ligase SPL2-like, producing the protein MSLHERAVINLVSQLALSCDGAVLGVVLACAAVRTVIKFAYTSSALRKLRNAPYVKVSDLRAILAPDESQPSDAKLVVLRGTVEAKSAVDGKSNSLKSGVFVSRGTKNSAVVVQRTQTCVYKDRKNFIGFPFDLRSLILKPWREQESKDLRTVPFVLVEGGRRRVSEFVVVNVDESRHPLPLTTVYRNFHPVNASPYKYKLVDALFRHEYPIGFLDEEKILPLGKEITAVGLCSLKNGVPDIKSCKDLPYFLSEMSKDEMVVELTSHTRVLFWSGIVLVSMSIGILGYAVSRNWDKLKAWKQGRQSQQSIPAADGNPETQIEEEEEVGEVPDGQLCVICLMRRRRSAFTPCGHRVCCHPCSISIQRNVTPCCPVCRQDIRASVRIYDS; encoded by the exons ATGTCGTTGCACGAGCGAGCGGTAATCAACCTAGTCTCCCAACTCGCCCTCTCCTGCGACGGCGCTGTTTTGGGCGTAGTCCTAGCGTGCGCTGCCGTGCGTACCGTCATCAAGTTCGCCTACACCTCCTCAGCCCTGCGCAAGCTCCGTAACGCTCCCTACGTCAAAGTCTCCGACCTCCGCGCAATCCTCGCCCCCGACGAATCTCAGCCCTCAGATGCAAAGCTCGTCGTCTTACGCGGCACCGTCGAAGCCAAGTCCGCCGTCGACGGCAAGTCGAATAGCCTCAAGTCCGGCGTATTCGTCTCTCGGGGAACAAAGAACAGTGCCGTCGTCGTTCAGAGAACTCAAACG TGTGTTTATAAGGATCGGAAGAACTTCATCGGATTTCCGTTTGATTTGAGAAGTTTAATTTTGAAGCCTTGGAGAGAGCAAGAATCGAAGGATTTAAGAACG GTTCCTTTTGTTCTTGTTGAAGGTGGTCGAAGGAGGGTTTCGGAATTTGTTGTTGTGAACGTAGATGAATCAAGACATCCCTTACCTCTTACTACAGTTTATCGTAATTTTCATCCTGTTAATGCTTCTCCCTACAAATATAAACTCGTTGATGCACTCTTCCGGCATGAATATCCG ATTGGTTTTCTTGATGAAGAGAAGATTCTTCCATTGGGAAAGGAAATTACCGCTGTCGGTCTCTGCAGTTTAAAAAATGGAGTGCCGGATATCAAGTCGTGCAAAGATCTTCCCTATTTTCT CTCTGAGATGTCTAAGGATGAGATGGTTGTAGAACTTACTTCACACACAAGAGTGCTGTTCTGGAGTGGGATTGTTCTTGTTTCAATGTCAATTGGAATCCTTGGCTATGCTGTTTCGAG GAATTGGGATAAATTGAAAGCGTGGAAGCAAGGAAGGCAGTCACAGCAATCAATCCCTGCTGCTGACGGCAATCCCGAAACTCAAattgaagaagaggaggaagtaGGAGAGGTTCCAGATGGACAGTTGTGTGTCATATGTCTGATGAGGAGAAGGCGATCGGCATTCACTCCTTGCGGGCATCGTGTTTGCTGCCACCCGTGTAGCATATCAATCCAACGGAATGTAACACCATGCTGTCCTGTTTGCCGGCAGGATATCCGCGCTTCAGTGCGAATATATGATTCTTAA
- the LOC137738780 gene encoding protein NODULATION SIGNALING PATHWAY 1 encodes MTTEQPEPNSTSDHILDWLEDSVTFFPSFWDDPYHSNDIDGGLQWWDENHDLVHPTTNPTCLNNPTGISIPTTTTGPPNPSNLNHPSPTDSSKKRKASLEEQHIDRKNHHGRPINPAVPGNQSGEEVVVVPVKKSNGNKKGTAKGTGNNCNNGNSKEGRWAEQLLNPCASAITGGNSTRVQHLLFVLHELASVTGDANHRLAAHGLHALNQHLSSSSSSAPNGSASAAPVTFTSTEPRFFQKSLMKFYEVSPWFAFPNNIANSSILQLIAEEFDRTRTLHIVDVGVSHGMQWPTLLEALTHRPGGPPPLVKITVIAGTENNQNRGTPFAVGPPGDNFSNRLLSFAKYMNINLQIKRLDDQPLKTLNAQLIDASNDETLIVCVQFRLHQLNHNTPDERTEFLKSLRSMEPKGVILSENNMECSCNNCGDFATGFSRQVEYLWRFLDSTSVAFKGRESEERRVMEGEAAKALTNRGEMNEGKEKWGERMRRVGFVGEVFGEDAIDGGRALLRKYDSNWEMKVDEKDGCVGLWWKGQPVSFCSLWKPHEREGNN; translated from the coding sequence ATGACCACTGAACAACCAGAGCCAAACTCCACTTCAGATCATATCTTGGATTGGCTTGAAGATTCAGTCACTTTCTTCCCATCTTTCTGGGATGATCCTTACCATTCAAATGACATCGATGGAGGACTTCAATGGTGGGATGAGAACCATGATCTTGTTCATCCCACCACAAATCCTACTTGTCTCAACAACCCAACTGGCATTTCAatcccaacaaccaccacaggGCCCCCAAATCCCTCCAATTTGAATCATCCGTCACCTACCGATTCATCTAAGAAGCGAAAGGCGTCCCTGGAAGAGCAACACATTGATCGGAAGAACCACCACGGCCGTCCGATCAATCCTGCCGTCCCGGGGAACCAATCAGGTGAAGAGGTAGTAGTGGTACCAGTTAAGAAATCAAATGGGAACAAAAAAGGGACAGCCAAGGGTACGGGGAATAACTGTAATAACGGTAATAGCAAGGAAGGGAGGTGGGCAGAGCAGTTGCTAAACCCTTGTGCCTCAGCCATCACAGGTGGGAATTCGACACGTGTCCAGCACCTCCTCTTCGTTCTCCACGAGCTTGCCTCAGTCACCGGCGACGCCAACCACCGCTTGGCAGCTCACGGGCTCCATGCGCTGAATCAGCACctgtcctcctcctcctcctctgccCCTAACGGCTCTGCCTCAGCGGCGCCGGTTACTTTCACTTCCACAGAACCAAGATTTTTCCAAAAATCTCTGATGAAATTCTATGAGGTGAGTCCATGGTTTGCATTTCCAAATAACATTGCGAACTCTTCAATTCTCCAACTTATTGCGGAAGAATTTGATCGAACTCGAACCCTTCACATTGTCGATGTCGGTGTGTCTCATGGTATGCAATGGCCTACTCTGCTCGAGGCCCTGACTCACCGGCCAGGCGGCCCTCCGCCATTGGTCAAGATCACAGTTATCGCCGGCACTGAAAACAACCAAAACAGAGGGACCCCATTTGCAGTAGGTCCTCCCGGTGACAATTTCTCCAATAGACTCCTCAGTTTCGCCAAGTACATGAACATCAATTTGCAAATTAAGCGCCTCGACGATCAGCCATTGAAAACTCTGAATGCTCAACTGATCGACGCCTCCAATGACGAAACACTGATCGTTTGCGTGCAATTCAGGCTACACCAACTGAACCACAACACCCCGGATGAGAGAACCGAGTTCTTGAAGTCCCTGAGGAGCATGGAGCCCAAGGGGGTGATCCTAAGCGAGAACAACATGGAGTGCAGCTGCAACAACTGCGGGGATTTTGCGACGGGGTTTTCGAGGCAGGTGGAATACTTGTGGAGGTTCTTGGACTCGACCAGCGTGGCATTCAAAGGGCGGGAGAGCGAGGAGAGGAGGGTGATGGAAGGGGAGGCGGCGAAGGCACTGACGAACCGTGGGGAGATGAATGAGGGGAAGGAGAAGTGGGGTGAGAGGATGAGAAGGGTAGGGTTTGTGGGGGAGGTGTTTGGGGAGGATGCCATTGATGGAGGAAGAGCCTTGCTGAGGAAGTATGATAGTAATTGGGAGATGAAGGTGGATGAGAAGGATGGGTGTGTAGGGTTGTGGTGGAAGGGGCAGCCTGTATCTTTTTGTTCATTGTGGAAGCCTCATGAGAGAGAAGGCAACAATTAA
- the LOC137740564 gene encoding disease resistance protein RPP8-like: MPAPTALPMSNLQTLSGVFVGMENLAKERSDKLMNLRKLGLTIQLAPPEQRALAKWITQRTNLQSLKLVSETTQQASGIGEDAMPMLGKLPNRKSLKLNSGSYEGTNMVGFVDEFPQLLVLKLWNLDALNELDVQEGAMRSLRELRD; the protein is encoded by the exons ATGCCTGCACCAACTGCACTTCCCATGAGCAATCTGCAGACTTTATCAGGTGTATTTGTGGGTATGGAGAATCTAGCGAAAGAACGGAGTGACAAGTTGATGAACCTTCGAAAGCTGGGATTGACAATCCAGCTGGCACCACCAGAGCAAAGGGCACTGGCAAAGTGGATTACACAACGGACCAACTTGCAGTCTTTGAAGTTGGTATCG GAGACCACCCAACAAGCCTCAGGAATCGGAGAAGATGCAATGCCAATGTTAGGTAAGCTTCCAAACCGCAAATCGCTGAAACTGAACTCCGGTTCTTATGAAGGAACAAACATGGTTGGCTTCGTGGATGAATTTCCCCAGCTGTTGGTTCTAAAGCTTTGGAATCTAGATGCTCTGAATGAATTGGATGTGCAAGAAGGGGCAATGCGAAGTCTTAGGGAGTTAAGAGATTAA
- the LOC137741031 gene encoding putative disease resistance RPP13-like protein 2 → MEPNNEGTEIEPVTEIESATELAAESAKEIEPVATENSREDLVLNFYDEVLFMVTAAPAYDDEFIRFSSFEFIDHILREFAGFILSNPQFCVICFIAFALFVYDKLPSVTPLFTYRYSVAFFFCLIPFFCLIPFFLYCYINYLRFKFLEEDIKWIRRESRLLHAISEDADEVNKLREHLNAAHRLLNLSPYPGGLATKGVDQTEATWVAKAKTTVQIAVELVTTYERLRNGEDSLTIKRLLAILRKPFATFIEYLQKTEELFIQSKRVKEKINESIMKKKAHDIEICQSLERAGSKIRSLLPDRPFYGYDQQKWVKSQERIASAAKSASSVTEKIKSLSDPTPVSMGEAGRTIHLINLQLDLLHPFLKDLEGIQFQSKIEEAWMEELEEIMTEADHAIHNFPKTPDQQVGWLPIMSNRQARIKLEREIRYTGRQFEKLLERKERYGFKFIRRDSSKLVYLTQVHTTDDTVISSVVKRMQHYIKEERDIFGEVLYKVISLCEELKSIQNLVDDGGITEHNSRIARLQLTEEIALSSEKSVIDFKNNLGTELRTNLVKKTAATKLSGEVDQITHNIHLSRRCIQEYDIELREESSSVVGLEEDICAVVSLLTTNNEDRSVISVVGIGGIGKTTLARKIYHHGVVVDHFPHRAWVSVPRNCNSNALLEDAAKQVLSSLKLEENDNVEASRMTRVRDVLKEKRYLLVLDNISTMEECDTLKKAFPVTASGSRILLTTRDNTVASQADRYNPPHQLQLQTKEESWQLFTQVVHFPPIDRFLAKEISEKCGGLPQAILGVGYLMSRENVNSTAEELKRVLDFITQNDTPLLQTFTIRSINSFHNKDDRLLECLSYFKLFPRDFEIPARRLTALWIAEGLVEVSQHKAETYEDVADKYLLDLIAGDMVQVVERKNNGEVKTCRLPYALQSRQELQHMSPKRLTDHYSRSDEVFAHIHGDSSNLPDHYKDLISILSFDTREGNKPGEEIGNFLRRGIAGGFFHRLQVLDLENVFRPELPTNIGKLSRLRYLGLRWTFLDSVPTSIGNLLNLQTLDVKHTDVQTLPGSIWKLPKLRHLYLNQRKIMHQKGGSSLKNLRTLCGAFVDKNSPLKGGLDKLINLRKLGLAFQLDRTEQRALGDKIVKLRGLRSLKLRSIDETEVVLGPLSGLEDLSSLNLFGKLTHSIVAEFPKNLTDLTLSASFLSDDPMPKLEKLFHLKVLRFYSNSYTGEKMSCSTWGFPKLVVLKLWKLQLLEDWDVQEKAMRNLRELEIRSCIKLRVPSGLKQLKNLTKLKLTDMPQEFSATITRTRAQIWDDITHSPAIITESW, encoded by the coding sequence ATGGAACCGAACAACGAAGGAACAGAGATCGAACCAGTGACGGAGATCGAATCGGCCACAGAATTGGCCGCAGAATCAGCAAAGGAGATTGAACCGGTGGCAACTGAGAACAGTAGAGAAGATTTAGTTCTCAATTTTTATGATGAAGTTCTGTTCATGGTTACTGCTGCACCTGCATACGACGACGAATTCATTCGTTTCAGTTCATTTGAATTCATTGATCATATTTTGAGGGAATTTGCAGGTTTTATTCTCTCCAATCCTCAATTCTGTGTTATATGTTTTATAGCCTTTGCCCTTTTTGTGTACGACAAACTTCCTTCTGTTACCCCCTTGTTTACCTACCGTTATTCGGTTGCCTTCTTTTTCTGTCTCATTCCCTTTTTCTGTCTTATACCCTTTTTTCTCTACTGCTACATCAATTATCTGCGGTTTAAGTTCTTAGAAGAAGACATCAAGTGGATACGAAGAGAGTCGAGGTTACTGCATGCTATTTCAGAGGATGCGGATGAAGTCAATAAACTTAGAGAGCATTTGAATGCAGCTCACAGACTCTTGAATTTGAGTCCATACCCTGGTGGGTTAGCTACAAAAGGAGTAGATCAAACTGAGGCAACCTGGGTTGCCAAAGCGAAAACCACGGTTCAAATAGCAGTAGAGTTAGTTACAACCTATGAGAGACTAAGGAATGGAGAAGACTCCCTCACCATCAAAAGACTTCTTGCTATCCTCAGAAAACCTTTTGCTACCTTCATTGAGTATTTGCAGAAGACAGAAGAGCTTTTTATTCAATCTAAGAGGGTCAAGGAGAAAATAAACGAGAGCATCATGAAGAAGAAGGCACATGACATTGAAATTTGCCAATCACTGGAAAGAGCAGGGTCTAAAATTAGAAGCCTGCTGCCGGACAGACCCTTTTATGGATATGATCAACAGAAATGGGTCAAGTCCCAGGAACGAATTGCCTCAGCAGCTAAATCGGCATCCTCTGTCacagagaaaataaaaagtttgagTGATCCAACCCCAGTTTCAATGGGCGAGGCAGGACGCACAATACATCTAATAAATCTGCAGTTGGATCTACTGCATCCCTTTCTTAAAGACCTTGAAGGAATTCAATTTCAAAGTAAAATCGAAGAAGCGTGGATGGAGGAACTGGAAGAGATCATGACCGAAGCTGATCATGCCATCCACAACTTCCCAAAGACACCAGATCAACAAGTTGGGTGGCTGCCCATCATGAGCAACCGGCAGGCACGGATAAAGCTCGAGAGGGAAATAAGGTACACGGGCCGTCAGTTTGAAAAACTTTTAGAAAGGAAGGAGAGATATGGCTTCAAGTTTATAAGAAGAGATTCATCAAAGCTTGTGTATCTAACCCAAGTTCACACTACAGATGACACGGTTATTTCATCTGTTGTAAAACGGATGCAGCACTACATCAAAGAGGAGAGAGATATATTCGGTGAAGTATTGTATAAAGTCATATCGCTTTGTGAGGAATTGAAAAGCATCCAAAATCTTGTAGATGATGGAGGGATAACTGAACATAATTCCAGGATAGCTAGGTTGCAGCTAACGGAAGAAATTGCTCTAAGTTCTGAGAAATCAGTGATAGACTTTAAAAATAATCTGGGCACGGAATTGCGAACCAATCTAGTCAAAAAAACCGCCGCCACAAAACTTTCTGGTGAAGTTGATCAAATCACTCATAATATTCATCTTTCAAGGAGATGCATACAAGAATACGACATTGAATTAAGGGAAGAGTCAAGCTCAGTGGTTGGTTTAGAAGAAGACATATGTGCAGTGGTATCACTGCTGACAACCAACAATGAAGATCGTTCTGTTATTTCAGTTGTGGGGATTGGAGGAATAGGTAAGACAACATTGGCAAGGAAAATTTATCACCATGGAGTTGTTGTGGACCATTTTCCTCACCGTGCATGGGTTTCTGTACCTAGAAACTGCAATAGCAATGCACTTCTTGAAGACGCAGCGAAACAGGTCCTGAGTTCTCTCAAATTAGAAGAGAATGATAATGTTGAAGCATCCAGGATGACTAGGGTACGTGATGTCTTAAAAGAGAAAAGGTACCTTTTAGTTCTGGACAACATCTCCACAATGGAAGAGTGTGATACTCTGAAAAAGGCTTTTCCAGTAACAGCAAGTGGTAGTCGAATTCTGCTTACTACACGAGACAACACCGTGGCATCACAAGCAGACAGATACAACCCTCCACACCAACTTCAACTGCAAACCAAAGAAGAGAGCTGGCAGTTGTTTACCCAGGTGGTGCACTTTCCTCCAATCGACAGATTCCTCGCAAAAGAAATTTCAGAAAAATGTGGGGGTTTACCACAAGCGATCTTAGGTGTTGGATATTTAATGTCAAGAGAAAATGTGAATAGTACTGCTGAGGAGTTGAAAAGGGTGCTTGATTTCATAACACAGAACGATACACCATTGTTGCAAACCTTCACCATAAGGTCCATTAACTCGTTTCATAACAAAGATGATCGTCTGCTCGAGTGTCTTTCTTACTTCAAACTCTTCCCAAGGGACTTTGAAATTCCTGCAAGGAGATTAACCGCATTGTGGATTGCAGAAGGTCTGGTGGAAGTGAGTCAACACAAGGCAGAAACATATGAAGATGTTGCAGATAAGTACCTGTTGGATTTGATTGCTGGGGATATGGTTCAAGTAGTTGAAAGAAAGAATAATGGGGAAGTCAAGACGTGTCGCTTGCCCTATGCTCTACAAAGTAGACAAGAGCTGCAACATATGAGCCCAAAGAGACTTACTGATCATTATAGCAGAAGTGATGAGGTGTTTGCTCATATTCATGGTGACAGCTCAAATTTGCCAGATCATTATAAAGATCTCATTTCCATCCTCTCCTTTGATACTCGAGAAGGAAATAAACCTGGAGAAGAAATAGGTAACTTCTTACGAAGAGGCATCGCAGGTGGTTTCTTCCATCGGCTACAGGTCCTTGATCTCGAAAATGTATTCAGACCTGAATTGCCCACCAACATAGGAAAACTAAGCAGGTTGAGGTATCTGGGTTTGAGGTGGACTTTCCTTGATTCAGTCCCAACATCCATTGGCAATTTGCTGAACCTCCAGACATTAGATGTGAAGCATACAGATGTCCAGACTCTCCCTGGTTCGATATGGAAACTGCCCAAACTCCGACACCTATACTTAAACCAGCGTAAAATTATGCATCAGAAAGGCGGCAGTTCCCTGAAGAATCTCCGCACATTATGTGGTGCATTTGTGGATAAGAATAGTCCGTTGAAGGGTGGACTTGACAAGTTGATCAACCTAAGAAAATTGGGACTGGCATTCCAGTTAGACAGAACAGAGCAAAGGGCGTTAGGAGACAAGATTGTAAAGCTGCGGGGCCTTCGGTCTTTAAAATTGAGATCAATAGACGAAACAGAAGTAGTCTTGGGGCCATTGTCAGGCCTTGAGGATCTTTCAAGCCTAAATTTGTTTGGAAAGTTAACTCATTCCATTGTAGCGGAGTTCCCAAAAAACCTCACTGATCTTACCTTGTCAGCCTCTTTTCTGTCAGATGATCCAATGCCTAAGTTAGAGAAGCTTTTTCACCTTAAAGTACTCCGTTTTTACTCCAATTCATACACAGGTGAAAAAATGTCTTGCTCCACGTGGGGATTTCCGAAGCTTGTAGTTTTGAAGTTGTGGAAGCTACAACTACTAGAAGATTGGGACGTGCAGGAAAAGGCAATGAGAAATCTCAGGGAGTTGGAGATCAGATCCTGCATCAAATTGAGGGTCCCAAGCGGGTTGAAGCAATTGAAGAATCTCACTAAATTGAAGTTGACTGATATGCCACAAGAATTTTCTGCAACCATTACGAGAACTAGGGCTCAAATTTGGGATGACATTACCCACTCCCCAGCAATCATTACTGAAAGCTGGTAG
- the LOC137740565 gene encoding uncharacterized protein produces the protein MGGILRCITLTVTISVLVAFPFTTKTEYKVVDLVITYMLLGGAIVLEIYAIVIMLSSDWTMLWMSKHKFMVLDRRAVSSIPLVKNKRWSNSVAQYNLFMFCLKVRPQKFIVIQKVLCIDQLLEYYRYKDSKDVSGELKGLIFEQLREKSRMASEFGACKKLCARRGDQVLEKADCLNKLGWSINGVEFDQSILLWHIATDLCYHSDMNRNLDCGSNPNCEASKLLSNYMLYLLVMCPFMLPNGIGQIRFRDTCAEAEEFFKEKNLLKSDAERACTKLFNVSTDFLPLKVKGDRSKSVLFDACRLAKALQSLESEVHWEDNKEKWEFISHVWVEMLSYAANQCRWKDHGPQLRRGGELLTHVWLLMAHLGLTEQFQISEGQARPKLIAR, from the coding sequence ATGGGTGGTATTCTCCGTTGTATCACTCTTACCGTAACAATTTCTGTACTCGTTGCCTTCCCTTTCACGACAAAGACAGAATACAAGGTAGTGGATTTAGTGATCACGTACATGTTGTTGGGAGGAGCTATAGTCCTAGAAATTTATGCTATAGTTATAATGCTTTCCTCAGACTGGACAATGCTATGGATGAGTAAGCACAAATTTATGGTGCTGGATCGCAGAGCGGTTTCATCAATTCCCTTGGTGAAAAACAAGAGGTGGTCGAATAGCGTGGCACAATACAACTTGTTCATGTTCTGTCTTAAAGTACGGCCGCAGAAGTTTATTGTTATCCAGAAAGTTTTATGCATAGATCAGTTGTTAGAATACTACCGATACAAAGACTCGAAGGATGTTTCGGGAGAGTTGAAAGGTCTGATCTTTGAGCAACTCAGGGAGAAATCAAGGATGGCTTCCGAATTTGGCGCGTGCAAAAAACTGTGCGCTCGAAGGGGAGACCAGGTGCTTGAAAAAGCAGATTGTCTCAATAAACTTGGCTGGAGCATCAACGGGGTTGAATTTGACCAAAGCATCCTTCTCTGGCATATTGCAACAGATCTATGTTATCATTCTGATATGAACAGAAATTTGGACTGTGGTAGTAACCCGAATTgtgaagccagtaagctcctaTCAAACTATATGTTGTATCTTTTAGTCATGTGCCCCTTCATGCTGCCAAATGGGATTGGACAGATTAGATTCAGAGACACATGTGCAGAGGCTGAAGagttttttaaggaaaaaaatttaCTGAAATCAGATGCGGAGAGAGCTTGCACGAAGCTCTTCAATGTGAGCACAGACTTCCTTCCTTTGAAAGTGAAAGGAGATAGAAGCAAGTCGGTCCTATTTGATGCATGCAGGCTTGCTAAGGCTTTGCAGTCCCTGGAGTCTGAGGTGCATTGGGAAGACAATAAGGAAAAGTGGGAATTTATAAGTCATGtgtgggtggaaatgctctCTTATGCGGCCAATCAGTGTCGATGGAAGGATCACGGTCCGCAGCTCCGGCGAGGAGGAGAGCTGCTCACTCATGTCTGGCTTCTTATGGCACATCTTGGTTTAACTGAACAGTTCCAAATTTCAGAGGGGCAAGCCAGGCCAAAGTTGATTGCGAGGTAA